The Euphorbia lathyris chromosome 2, ddEupLath1.1, whole genome shotgun sequence genome includes a window with the following:
- the LOC136216515 gene encoding uncharacterized protein isoform X1, with amino-acid sequence MDDRGGSFVAVRRISQGLERGSNTYHSTSAEVVAGSAAWLGRGLSCVCAQRRENDARPSFDLTTAQEECLQHLQSRIDVAYDSSNPEHQEALVALWNVAFPEEELCGLISEQWKEMGWQGKDPSTDFRGGGFISLENLLYFAKHFPTSFQDLLQKRQGDRSVWEYPFAVAGVNITFMLIQMLDLEAVKPRTMVGATFLKFLTENESAFDLLYCITFKLMDHQWLTMHASYMDFNSVMKSTRRQLERELLIEDITRLEELPSYGLLTR; translated from the exons ATGGATGACAGAGGTGGGTCATTTGTCGCTGTCAGGAGGATATCTCAAGGTCTTGAACGAGGCAGCAACACCTACCATTCAACGTCAG CTGAGGTTGTGGCAGGATCAGCAGCGTGGCTTGGCCGTGGTCTATCTTGTGTTTGTGCGCAGAGAAGAGAGAATGATGCTCGCCCTTCATTTGATTTAACCACTGCCCAG GAGGAATGCTTGCAGCATTTACAAAGTCGTATCGATGTTGCCTATGATAGTTCAAATCCTGAGCATCAG GAAGCTTTGGTGGCTTTATGGAATGTTGCCTTTCCTGAAGAAGAACTTTGTGGTCTAATATCAGAACAGTGGAAGGAAATGGGTTGGCAAGGAAAGGATCCATCAACAGATTTTAG AGGTGGTGGTTTTATATCGTTGGAGAACTTATTGTACTTTGCTAAACATTTTCCG ACATCCTTCCAAGATCTTCTTCAAAAGAGACAAGGCGATCGGTCAGTGTGGGAATATCCATTTGCTGTAGCTGGTGTCAATATCACATTTATGCTCATTCAGATGCTTGATCTTGAAGCAG TCAAGCCACGGACGATGGTGGGGGCAACATTCTTGAAGTTCCTAACAG AGAATGAATCAGCATTTGACCTTCTATATTGTATAACATTCAAGCTAATGGATCACCAGTGGCTTACAATGCACGCATCATATATGGACTTCAAT TCAGTTATGAAATCAACACGTCGCCAACTCGAAAGGGAGCTTCTCATCGAGGACATAACACGGCTAGAAGAATTGCCATCCTACGGCCTTCTTACACGATAG
- the LOC136216515 gene encoding uncharacterized protein isoform X2: protein MCADIENCFAEVVAGSAAWLGRGLSCVCAQRRENDARPSFDLTTAQEECLQHLQSRIDVAYDSSNPEHQEALVALWNVAFPEEELCGLISEQWKEMGWQGKDPSTDFRGGGFISLENLLYFAKHFPTSFQDLLQKRQGDRSVWEYPFAVAGVNITFMLIQMLDLEAVKPRTMVGATFLKFLTENESAFDLLYCITFKLMDHQWLTMHASYMDFNSVMKSTRRQLERELLIEDITRLEELPSYGLLTR, encoded by the exons ATGTGTGCTGATATAGAAAATTGTTTTG CTGAGGTTGTGGCAGGATCAGCAGCGTGGCTTGGCCGTGGTCTATCTTGTGTTTGTGCGCAGAGAAGAGAGAATGATGCTCGCCCTTCATTTGATTTAACCACTGCCCAG GAGGAATGCTTGCAGCATTTACAAAGTCGTATCGATGTTGCCTATGATAGTTCAAATCCTGAGCATCAG GAAGCTTTGGTGGCTTTATGGAATGTTGCCTTTCCTGAAGAAGAACTTTGTGGTCTAATATCAGAACAGTGGAAGGAAATGGGTTGGCAAGGAAAGGATCCATCAACAGATTTTAG AGGTGGTGGTTTTATATCGTTGGAGAACTTATTGTACTTTGCTAAACATTTTCCG ACATCCTTCCAAGATCTTCTTCAAAAGAGACAAGGCGATCGGTCAGTGTGGGAATATCCATTTGCTGTAGCTGGTGTCAATATCACATTTATGCTCATTCAGATGCTTGATCTTGAAGCAG TCAAGCCACGGACGATGGTGGGGGCAACATTCTTGAAGTTCCTAACAG AGAATGAATCAGCATTTGACCTTCTATATTGTATAACATTCAAGCTAATGGATCACCAGTGGCTTACAATGCACGCATCATATATGGACTTCAAT TCAGTTATGAAATCAACACGTCGCCAACTCGAAAGGGAGCTTCTCATCGAGGACATAACACGGCTAGAAGAATTGCCATCCTACGGCCTTCTTACACGATAG